A genomic segment from Synechococcales cyanobacterium CNB encodes:
- a CDS encoding PilT/PilU family type 4a pilus ATPase: MTSSSAAPSSPPPARWPSSRSPASSPLAAAATDPTNLARHPRGRPVQTRSPFALRPSLLSVARPAASEAGPCTPHLPLSNPLHSPSLTPGWRKAASVLTGSLTIQRLLASMKKLDASDLHIKVGLPPVYRVGGRLRPIDSPPLSADECDHLLDPILTPGQRQRFEDVGNLDFAWHLPDGDRFRIDMFRSGNHVHAAIRRVKAEIPSYEELHLPPVYSQVVERENDGLILICGVTGSGKSSTIAAMVEQINRTQDVNIITIEDPVEYRFIPKKAIISQREVGIDIDSFKTALRFVVRQDPDVIFIGEMRDAETVLAGIQAAETGHLVFATLHTADTMQSLARMLEFFPPDERDFIRSSLANTVKCVCAQKLIPALPTFETKVVPACEILLSNAVVRDKIREGEDADLPAIISGSRAEGMSSFTTALADLVEKEWIDLQTARQYAPNRDALESILKGVEVKAATLVHRIKGGGA; the protein is encoded by the coding sequence ATGACATCATCATCAGCGGCACCCTCATCCCCGCCCCCGGCGCGCTGGCCCTCGTCGCGCTCTCCGGCCTCGTCGCCGCTCGCCGCCGCCGCAACTGATCCAACAAACCTCGCTCGACATCCCCGAGGGCGACCGGTCCAAACCCGGTCGCCCTTTGCATTGCGCCCCTCACTCCTCTCCGTGGCGCGGCCCGCCGCTTCCGAGGCCGGGCCTTGCACGCCGCATCTCCCCCTCTCCAACCCCCTACACTCCCCCAGCCTCACCCCCGGGTGGAGAAAGGCGGCCTCGGTGCTCACCGGCAGCCTCACCATCCAGCGACTCCTCGCGTCGATGAAGAAACTCGACGCCTCCGATCTCCACATCAAGGTCGGCCTGCCCCCCGTCTACCGCGTCGGCGGACGCCTCAGGCCCATCGATTCCCCCCCCCTCTCCGCCGACGAGTGCGACCACCTCCTCGATCCCATCCTCACCCCCGGACAGCGGCAGCGATTCGAAGACGTCGGCAACCTCGACTTCGCCTGGCACCTCCCCGACGGCGACCGCTTCCGCATCGACATGTTCCGCTCCGGCAACCACGTCCACGCCGCCATCCGCCGCGTCAAGGCCGAAATCCCCAGCTACGAGGAACTCCACCTCCCACCCGTCTACTCCCAGGTCGTCGAACGCGAGAACGACGGACTCATCCTCATCTGCGGCGTCACCGGCAGCGGAAAGTCCTCCACCATCGCCGCCATGGTCGAGCAGATCAACCGCACCCAGGACGTCAACATCATCACCATCGAAGACCCCGTCGAATACCGCTTCATCCCCAAAAAGGCCATCATCTCCCAGCGCGAAGTCGGCATCGACATCGACTCCTTCAAGACCGCGCTCCGCTTCGTCGTCCGACAGGACCCAGACGTCATCTTCATCGGAGAGATGCGCGACGCCGAGACCGTCCTCGCCGGCATCCAGGCCGCCGAGACCGGACACCTCGTCTTCGCCACACTCCACACCGCAGACACCATGCAGTCCCTCGCCCGGATGCTCGAGTTCTTCCCGCCCGACGAGCGCGACTTCATCCGCTCCTCCCTCGCCAACACCGTCAAGTGCGTCTGCGCCCAGAAACTCATCCCCGCACTCCCTACCTTTGAGACCAAGGTCGTCCCCGCCTGCGAAATCCTGCTCTCCAACGCCGTCGTCCGCGACAAGATCCGCGAGGGCGAGGACGCCGACCTCCCCGCCATCATCAGCGGCTCGCGCGCCGAGGGCATGAGCTCCTTCACCACCGCCCTCGCCGACCTCGTCGAGAAGGAGTGGATCGACCTCCAGACCGCGCGCCAGTACGCCCCCAACCGCGACGCCCTCGAGAGCATCCTTAAGGGCGTCGAGGTCAAGGCCGCCACGCTCGTCCACCGCATCAAGGGCGGCGGCGCCTGA
- a CDS encoding PIN/TRAM domain-containing protein, with translation MTGLHELSPAEVAARHRSRMVNAVRMTFFVLLLTVTLLNVISVSERAGGAGAGQAGWLAERWYIPLSAALALFVVFLAVDLLTPRKKIATLSAVVFGLMAGMLATIAFGFVIDLVAESWDFAEPKEIVGTIKVLVGVSLCYLGISTVLQTQDDFRLVIPYVEFAKQMRGTRPLLLDTSALIDGRVVEVAGTGFVQAPVLIPQFVVRELQALADSRDGMKRARGRRGLEVVAKLQRSPLVDVGIDEAPVPGVGVDQMLVERARQLPAVIVTTDTGLARVAAIHSVPVLNLNDLANALKPSVLAGETLRVQLMKRGEQRSQGVGYMPDGTMVVVEEAAERVGSEVEAVVTSSLQTSAGRMIFARLAGAAGDSTPEVEQGEAAREEAAVEGAPAAERGPFPPHGPARANRKRNPRR, from the coding sequence GTGACCGGTCTGCACGAGTTGTCTCCGGCGGAGGTCGCGGCGCGTCACCGTTCGCGGATGGTGAACGCGGTGCGGATGACGTTCTTCGTGCTTCTGCTGACGGTGACGCTGCTGAACGTGATCAGCGTGAGCGAGCGTGCGGGGGGCGCCGGGGCCGGGCAGGCGGGTTGGCTGGCGGAGCGGTGGTACATCCCGCTGTCGGCCGCGCTGGCGTTGTTCGTGGTGTTCCTGGCGGTGGACCTGCTGACGCCGCGGAAGAAGATCGCGACGCTGTCGGCGGTGGTGTTCGGTCTGATGGCGGGGATGCTGGCGACGATCGCGTTCGGGTTCGTGATCGACCTGGTGGCGGAGTCGTGGGACTTCGCGGAGCCGAAGGAGATCGTGGGGACGATCAAGGTGCTGGTGGGGGTGTCGCTGTGCTACCTGGGCATCTCGACGGTGCTGCAGACGCAGGACGATTTCCGGCTGGTGATCCCGTACGTGGAGTTTGCGAAGCAGATGCGGGGGACGAGGCCGCTGCTGCTGGACACGTCCGCGCTGATCGACGGGCGGGTGGTGGAGGTTGCGGGGACGGGTTTCGTGCAGGCGCCGGTGCTGATCCCGCAGTTCGTGGTGCGTGAGTTGCAGGCGCTGGCGGACTCGCGCGACGGGATGAAGCGGGCGCGCGGGCGTCGCGGGCTGGAGGTGGTGGCGAAGTTGCAGCGCAGCCCGCTGGTGGACGTGGGCATCGACGAGGCGCCGGTGCCGGGCGTGGGCGTGGACCAGATGCTCGTGGAGCGTGCGCGGCAGTTGCCGGCGGTGATCGTGACGACGGACACGGGTCTGGCGCGTGTGGCGGCGATCCACAGCGTGCCGGTGCTGAACCTGAACGACCTGGCGAACGCGCTCAAGCCGAGCGTGCTGGCGGGCGAGACGCTGCGCGTGCAGTTGATGAAGCGGGGCGAGCAGCGCAGCCAGGGCGTGGGGTACATGCCGGACGGGACGATGGTGGTGGTGGAGGAAGCGGCGGAGCGCGTGGGGAGCGAGGTCGAGGCGGTGGTGACGAGCAGCCTGCAGACGAGCGCGGGCCGGATGATCTTCGCGCGGCTTGCGGGTGCGGCGGGGGACAGCACCCCGGAGGTTGAGCAGGGGGAAGCGGCGCGTGAGGAGGCTGCGGTGGAGGGTGCGCCCGCGGCAGAGCGGGGGCCGTTCCCGCCGCATGGGCCTGCGCGGGCGAACCGGAAGAGGAATCCAAGGCGGTAG